In one Nitrospira sp. CR1.1 genomic region, the following are encoded:
- a CDS encoding HAMP domain-containing protein, which translates to MRAPMMTTWRPFSNPLGWGLKRKLIVSMLLVGVVPLLLGLGLAFLQGSKEIQVVSGESFQALATETARKLDLLVAEEVARTSRIAAHPEIIRQLEHHRDLLQTADTARSAAAVTQQRTRWAERDPIAIKAITENRTALLLRDFYAGAQHESDLLLPQVVRAATRKLFITDVQGNLFAALTTTPSFSHTDNLWWTGAYNKGVGQLYIEDLHFDTQANTYVFSISIPIMDSLRYEVVGVLHRVLDAKEFFSPSTHPIRFGRTGHVMLIDSRGIVLSCPILPTGVQLSDPSLIPEVTGREPGWVTADSDGHGGQGTAIIGFALLPETSRATNGSLENGAWHTFVWQSSDELFAPIRHLMTWMMILASIALCLLATLGYFAASRIVTPVRRLQEAARLIGRGELQEPIQIHTGDELEELAVEFNRMHKQLEASFAGLNTQVEEKTQEVQYLQKATDQVLDAVPTPIIMVDQQGLVQYMNKASREAVQGDTWSSRPLFDLLPIDEEHRQALRQDLSRAEDGMSPTPPRHDHDSLPKQARDPLNQTLGPASSSPRRELRIGDHLYQYEWFPLESRSGAGKRFGLVLRDTTDESRLQDQLIQAEKSGSLDVLTAGIGHELNNPLFGILGLGEAIQEEGDLARAKGYAQDIVGHGRKMAAIIRDFTGVATRESKSQRIPVDVTAQLEQALAIVQTSHECLGLNVQKHYVPVSPVTALPDQLRLAFINVLTNAIQAMNGQGNLWLTTEEQDDLITIKIRDNGPGIPKQHLGKVFDPFYTTKGQGEGSGLGLTVAQRLIKKFGGEIRLESPEAQGTTCVITLPADKTAVRKEEPCVSS; encoded by the coding sequence ATGCGCGCCCCTATGATGACCACCTGGCGCCCCTTCTCCAACCCGCTTGGATGGGGGCTGAAACGCAAGCTCATTGTTTCGATGCTGCTGGTCGGCGTCGTGCCCCTGCTCCTCGGCCTCGGACTGGCCTTCCTCCAGGGCTCCAAGGAAATCCAAGTGGTCAGCGGCGAGAGCTTCCAGGCTCTGGCCACGGAAACAGCCCGCAAACTGGACTTGCTCGTCGCCGAGGAAGTCGCGAGAACGTCGCGCATCGCCGCTCACCCGGAAATCATCCGCCAACTGGAGCACCACCGAGATCTGCTGCAGACCGCCGATACGGCGCGGTCCGCCGCGGCGGTGACTCAACAACGGACGCGGTGGGCCGAGCGGGATCCGATTGCGATTAAAGCCATCACGGAAAATCGCACCGCCCTCCTGCTACGGGACTTTTACGCGGGGGCCCAACACGAGTCGGATCTGCTCTTGCCTCAGGTCGTTCGCGCCGCCACCAGGAAGCTCTTCATCACAGACGTGCAGGGTAATTTGTTTGCCGCGCTTACCACGACGCCCAGTTTCTCGCATACGGACAATCTCTGGTGGACTGGCGCCTACAATAAAGGGGTCGGCCAGCTGTATATCGAGGACCTGCACTTCGATACCCAGGCCAACACCTATGTCTTCAGCATCTCCATCCCGATTATGGATAGCCTTCGCTACGAAGTGGTCGGTGTGCTGCATCGGGTCCTTGATGCCAAGGAGTTCTTTTCTCCCTCCACCCACCCCATCCGGTTCGGACGCACCGGCCATGTGATGTTGATCGACAGCCGGGGAATCGTTCTGAGCTGTCCTATTCTTCCAACGGGCGTTCAACTGTCCGACCCGTCGCTGATTCCGGAGGTGACGGGGCGAGAACCGGGCTGGGTGACAGCCGACAGCGACGGGCACGGAGGGCAAGGAACCGCCATTATCGGATTCGCGCTACTTCCCGAAACCAGCCGCGCGACAAACGGCTCTCTGGAGAATGGCGCCTGGCATACCTTCGTGTGGCAGTCATCCGACGAACTCTTCGCGCCGATCCGACATCTGATGACGTGGATGATGATCCTGGCATCGATTGCACTCTGCCTGCTCGCCACGCTGGGGTATTTTGCCGCCAGCCGGATTGTGACGCCGGTCCGCCGGTTACAGGAGGCGGCGCGCCTCATCGGCCGCGGAGAACTCCAGGAGCCGATTCAGATTCACACGGGTGATGAATTGGAAGAGCTGGCGGTCGAATTCAACCGCATGCACAAGCAATTGGAAGCCTCCTTTGCCGGATTGAATACCCAAGTCGAAGAAAAAACGCAGGAAGTACAGTATCTCCAAAAAGCCACCGACCAGGTTCTTGATGCCGTCCCGACTCCCATCATCATGGTGGATCAGCAAGGGCTGGTCCAATACATGAACAAGGCTTCGCGCGAAGCCGTGCAGGGAGATACCTGGTCGTCGCGCCCGCTGTTCGACCTCCTGCCCATCGACGAGGAGCACCGCCAGGCTCTGCGGCAAGACCTAAGCCGCGCGGAGGACGGCATGTCCCCGACACCGCCCCGCCACGACCACGATTCCTTGCCGAAGCAGGCGCGCGATCCGCTCAATCAGACCCTCGGCCCCGCATCGTCCTCACCACGGCGGGAGCTCCGCATTGGAGATCATCTGTATCAATATGAGTGGTTCCCGCTGGAGAGCCGCAGCGGCGCGGGAAAACGATTCGGCCTCGTCCTCCGGGACACCACCGATGAGAGCCGGTTGCAGGACCAGCTCATTCAGGCCGAAAAATCTGGCAGTCTCGACGTACTGACGGCCGGCATCGGCCACGAACTCAATAATCCGTTGTTCGGCATTCTCGGCCTCGGAGAAGCGATCCAGGAAGAAGGGGATCTGGCCCGCGCCAAAGGGTACGCGCAGGACATCGTCGGCCATGGGCGGAAGATGGCGGCCATCATACGCGACTTCACGGGAGTGGCCACGCGCGAATCGAAGAGCCAACGGATACCTGTCGATGTGACCGCTCAACTGGAACAGGCGCTGGCCATCGTGCAAACGTCGCACGAATGCCTTGGCCTCAACGTCCAGAAACATTATGTGCCTGTTTCCCCCGTGACGGCGCTCCCCGACCAGCTCCGGCTGGCCTTCATCAACGTGCTCACCAATGCCATTCAGGCGATGAACGGTCAGGGCAATTTGTGGCTGACCACGGAAGAGCAGGACGACCTGATCACGATCAAAATCCGTGACAACGGACCCGGCATCCCGAAGCAACACCTCGGCAAGGTCTTCGATCCGTTTTATACGACCAAGGGGCAAGGCGAAGGATCAGGCCTGGGACTGACCGTCGCGCAACGCTTGATCAAGAAGTTCGGCGGCGAGATCCGCCTGGAAAGCCCCGAGGCTCAAGGCACCACCTGCGTCATCACGCTGCCGGCAGATAAGACTGCGGTACGAAAGGAGGAGCCATGCGTCTCATCCTGA
- a CDS encoding DUF3365 domain-containing protein: MRLILTRFRSWALWPAAFLACVSASSLQAKDLTPPAGIAPERVADFVHAVLDADRTIYTNQVVNRMQAKGIVSAAEHWEHENALPLPAQFLQHSGKLVAESGRGIRYRLISLWPIYQRNAPATDLERRALESFAQTPDRPFSGIVTSGRKQFFQAIYSDRAISAACVKCHNSHPLSPKRDFALNDVMGGMTITIPLD, from the coding sequence ATGCGTCTCATCCTGACACGCTTCAGATCATGGGCATTGTGGCCTGCAGCGTTTTTGGCCTGTGTCTCCGCCTCTTCATTGCAGGCAAAGGATCTCACGCCGCCGGCAGGCATCGCTCCGGAGAGGGTCGCAGATTTCGTCCATGCTGTCCTCGATGCCGACCGGACGATCTACACCAACCAGGTCGTCAACCGCATGCAGGCGAAAGGCATCGTCTCCGCTGCGGAACATTGGGAGCATGAGAATGCGCTGCCGCTGCCCGCGCAATTCCTGCAACACTCGGGCAAGCTGGTCGCTGAATCCGGCCGCGGCATCCGCTACCGCCTCATCAGCCTCTGGCCGATTTATCAACGCAACGCGCCGGCCACGGATTTGGAGCGCCGGGCGCTCGAAAGTTTCGCGCAGACGCCGGATCGGCCCTTCAGCGGCATTGTGACCAGCGGCCGCAAACAATTCTTTCAAGCCATTTACTCGGATCGCGCGATTTCAGCCGCCTGCGTCAAATGCCACAATAGTCATCCCTTGAGCCCCAAACGGGACTTCGCCCTCAATGATGTGATGGGGGGCATGACGATCACGATTCCACTCGACTGA
- a CDS encoding PBP1A family penicillin-binding protein — translation MMSARRWCLRGLVMLAGMALLAAGSAVAYGLYLSASLALPTGDEHPPRLIYGAPFLLKPELDIASSHLIERLTRLGYQAVETAVRAPGEYRVTPAEIDIYLHEFSDLHLRPIPARLVLEQGRVARVLSIHTGDELFPAYLEPQLISGLRGASRQVREWVSYDDLSPRFLDILLAIEDRRFFSHPGIDPIAVGRAVWTNVTRGTVIQGGSTITQQLAKNLFYSPQRTFGRKLKESIAALVLEAKYRKQAILESYANEIYLGQVGSVSIYGVGQAAHRYFGKRVDTLSLEEAALLVGMIKGPNTYSPLRNPDLAKQRRDIVLGRLHEQGLINDEVWARAVTTPVQVMPPQDTLADAPFFVDYLLRQVEEATGAPLSDGVRAYTTLDPVLQRLATQTLDSELTRLETAYPALKGHPTAVQGALVAIDPKTGGILAMVGSRDYRASQFNRAVQAKRQPGSLFKPLVYLAALEARRELTGGQPVTAATSIVDESVTFESAAGRWTPQNFDHKFHGTVSLRTALEQSLNIPAVKIAQLVGTKRILHLAEKLGIRSPLADNLSIALGTSGVSLLEMTAAFGVLAHEGISMAPTALQAVMTPEGDPAWHHTPARHQAVSPQAAYVITSLLKGVVERGTAAKAKGMGLRGIVAGKTGTTDGYRDAWFIGYTPDVVVGVWVGFDDEESLHLTGAQAALPMWVEFVRQILPAAPRDFVMPPAVITRDIDPQSLQLATSKCPQRSTEFFIEGTEPSVYCEVHGSGIWERVKRSFGFF, via the coding sequence TTGACCCGGTTGGGCTATCAGGCCGTCGAGACGGCCGTCCGCGCGCCGGGAGAGTATCGCGTCACCCCTGCCGAGATCGATATCTATCTGCACGAATTTTCCGATTTGCATCTGCGGCCGATCCCGGCGCGGTTGGTCTTGGAACAGGGACGCGTGGCGCGGGTGTTGTCCATCCACACGGGCGACGAACTCTTTCCCGCCTATCTGGAGCCGCAGTTGATTAGCGGATTACGTGGCGCGTCGCGGCAGGTGCGGGAATGGGTGTCGTATGACGATCTCTCACCGCGCTTTCTCGATATTCTGCTGGCCATCGAAGACCGGAGATTTTTCAGCCATCCCGGCATCGATCCGATTGCCGTCGGTCGGGCGGTGTGGACAAATGTGACGCGCGGCACGGTGATTCAAGGCGGCAGCACCATCACCCAGCAGTTGGCCAAAAACTTGTTTTACTCTCCGCAACGCACGTTCGGACGGAAGCTGAAGGAATCGATCGCCGCCCTGGTGTTGGAGGCGAAATACCGGAAACAGGCCATTTTGGAAAGTTACGCCAACGAAATTTATCTCGGTCAGGTCGGCTCCGTGTCGATCTACGGCGTCGGTCAGGCGGCCCACCGGTATTTCGGCAAACGGGTGGATACCCTCAGCCTGGAAGAAGCGGCCTTGTTGGTGGGCATGATCAAGGGACCGAATACCTATTCGCCATTGAGAAATCCCGACTTGGCCAAGCAGCGTCGCGATATCGTGCTGGGCCGCCTGCATGAGCAGGGGCTGATCAATGACGAGGTGTGGGCCAGGGCCGTCACGACGCCGGTTCAGGTCATGCCGCCGCAGGACACCTTGGCTGATGCGCCGTTTTTTGTCGATTATCTGTTGCGGCAGGTGGAGGAGGCCACCGGCGCGCCGCTGTCGGATGGTGTGCGAGCCTATACGACTCTTGATCCGGTGCTGCAACGACTGGCCACCCAGACGCTGGACAGCGAACTCACCAGGCTGGAAACGGCCTATCCGGCATTGAAGGGGCATCCCACTGCTGTGCAGGGCGCCCTCGTGGCGATTGACCCCAAAACCGGCGGCATCCTGGCGATGGTCGGGAGCCGCGACTACCGCGCCAGCCAATTCAACCGGGCGGTGCAGGCGAAGCGTCAGCCCGGTTCGCTCTTCAAGCCGCTGGTGTATCTCGCGGCGTTGGAAGCCCGTCGCGAACTGACCGGAGGACAACCGGTGACAGCGGCCACCTCGATCGTCGATGAATCGGTCACGTTTGAATCAGCCGCCGGCCGATGGACGCCCCAGAATTTCGATCATAAATTTCACGGGACGGTATCCCTGCGAACGGCGTTGGAACAATCGTTGAATATTCCGGCGGTCAAGATCGCGCAGCTTGTGGGCACGAAACGAATTCTCCACCTGGCGGAGAAACTGGGGATCCGGAGTCCCCTGGCCGACAATCTGTCCATCGCGCTCGGCACCTCCGGCGTGTCTCTTTTGGAGATGACCGCGGCATTCGGCGTCCTCGCTCATGAGGGGATCAGCATGGCCCCCACGGCGCTGCAGGCGGTGATGACGCCGGAAGGAGATCCGGCCTGGCATCACACGCCGGCGAGGCATCAGGCGGTGTCGCCTCAAGCGGCGTATGTCATAACGTCGTTACTCAAAGGCGTGGTGGAACGGGGCACTGCGGCGAAGGCCAAGGGGATGGGCCTGCGCGGAATTGTGGCAGGGAAGACAGGAACAACGGATGGCTATCGCGACGCCTGGTTTATCGGATATACGCCGGATGTGGTGGTGGGGGTCTGGGTGGGATTCGATGATGAGGAGTCCTTGCACCTGACCGGGGCGCAAGCGGCATTGCCGATGTGGGTGGAGTTTGTGCGCCAGATTTTGCCGGCCGCACCGCGCGATTTTGTCATGCCGCCGGCCGTGATCACACGCGACATCGATCCGCAGTCCCTGCAGTTGGCGACCTCGAAATGTCCGCAACGTTCAACGGAGTTCTTTATCGAAGGGACGGAGCCGTCGGTGTACTGCGAAGTGCATGGAAGCGGAATCTGGGAGCGGGTGAAGCGTAGTTTTGGTTTTTTCTAG
- a CDS encoding AI-2E family transporter: MTRKNFPATCGILPRNVPRQSPWLVKTPERRLFPISGRRIRRAFHRIPSSHGAAIVLGARMTIAEPARDITGRFCYQRLWHNHVSLGMNRRQIFAACFFGVFLALLYQIGLMFRPFVFPVLWAVILAHLCFPLHARLTAWLGGKEAHSAVLLTLAALALVVVPLIVLSVMLVKEAGSAEQAVREWIASGGVQQLPDRLSGLPGGAIAREWLERFTGQESDLEQFLLSSAKTFSRFIVAELSDLVRDVFMLVADFLVMVFTLFFFFKDGRHWLESLYGLIPLEASHKDKILVRLDQTIRAVVKGIVLTAVAQGLLAGAAYAVLGVPFPMVLMALTILLAPLPFGGTALIWGPVAGYLLWSGTVGKGVVMLAWGIGVVSTIDQILKPLFIGQGAQIPVLLLTFSVLGGLAAYGILGLFLGPILVGLFLTALQIYRDEYQLPLAAPSVKR; encoded by the coding sequence ATGACGCGCAAAAACTTCCCGGCAACGTGCGGGATATTGCCTCGCAACGTCCCAAGGCAGTCGCCCTGGTTGGTGAAAACGCCTGAACGGCGTCTCTTCCCGATCTCAGGCCGCCGGATCCGGCGGGCCTTCCACCGCATCCCCTCTTCCCACGGCGCAGCGATAGTCCTCGGTGCGCGCATGACGATCGCAGAACCGGCGCGTGACATCACGGGCCGGTTCTGTTATCAACGGCTCTGGCACAATCATGTTTCTCTCGGTATGAATCGACGGCAGATTTTTGCAGCCTGCTTCTTCGGCGTCTTCCTGGCCCTGCTGTATCAGATAGGCCTGATGTTCCGCCCTTTCGTGTTTCCGGTCCTGTGGGCGGTGATTCTGGCGCATCTCTGCTTTCCGCTCCATGCTCGGTTGACGGCCTGGCTCGGCGGGAAGGAGGCGCATTCCGCCGTGCTCCTGACGCTGGCCGCGCTGGCCTTGGTCGTAGTGCCGTTGATCGTCCTCAGCGTGATGTTGGTCAAGGAGGCCGGATCCGCGGAACAGGCGGTGCGGGAGTGGATTGCCTCCGGAGGCGTCCAGCAGCTGCCGGACCGCCTCTCGGGACTTCCCGGCGGAGCGATCGCGCGCGAGTGGCTGGAACGATTCACCGGACAGGAAAGCGACCTGGAGCAGTTTTTGTTGTCGAGTGCCAAGACGTTCAGCAGGTTTATCGTGGCTGAATTGAGCGATCTCGTGCGGGATGTGTTCATGCTGGTCGCCGATTTTCTGGTCATGGTGTTTACCCTGTTCTTTTTCTTTAAAGACGGCCGGCATTGGCTCGAGTCGCTGTACGGTCTGATTCCGCTCGAAGCCTCGCATAAGGACAAGATTCTCGTCCGCCTGGACCAAACCATTCGTGCCGTGGTGAAGGGGATTGTGCTGACGGCAGTCGCGCAGGGACTGCTTGCCGGGGCAGCCTATGCTGTGCTGGGCGTGCCCTTTCCCATGGTGTTGATGGCCCTGACCATCCTCTTAGCTCCGTTGCCGTTCGGCGGCACCGCGCTCATCTGGGGGCCGGTGGCCGGCTACCTTCTGTGGTCCGGGACGGTGGGAAAGGGGGTAGTGATGTTAGCGTGGGGAATCGGCGTGGTGTCGACCATCGACCAGATTCTCAAGCCGCTGTTCATCGGCCAGGGCGCGCAGATCCCCGTGCTGTTGTTGACCTTCAGCGTGCTCGGCGGCCTGGCGGCGTATGGCATTCTCGGTCTGTTTCTCGGGCCGATTCTGGTCGGCCTGTTCCTGACCGCGCTGCAGATTTACCGCGACGAATACCAGTTGCCGCTCGCCGCGCCCTCCGTGAAGCGGTGA